Proteins encoded in a region of the Mercenaria mercenaria strain notata chromosome 1, MADL_Memer_1, whole genome shotgun sequence genome:
- the LOC123542580 gene encoding cdc42 homolog, producing MIKDKIMAQKVVNCTIIGDGMVGKTSLALAFVNKQPPGEAYVATVFDNYAGTVSVHGEQYTVGIFDSPGQHDYEDVRAFSYRDSEVIIACYSVNDTDSLQNVKDVWIQEAKSHVKRKKPLLLLGCQTDIREKGGRQSGQDYVTQDEGVALAKEIGAEAYIECSSLTMEGVTEVFQSVVTLALKNRKKKSRILNRLLRR from the exons ATGATCAAGGACAAGATAATGGCGCAGAAAGTTGTAAATTGCACGATAATAGGTGATGGAATGGTTGGCAAAACATCTCTGGCGTTAGCGTTTGTAAACAAGCAGCCACCCGGAGAAGCTTATGTGGCAACAGTGTTTGATAACTATGCTG GTACTGTGTCGGTGCATGGCGAACAATATACAGTTGGCATCTTTGACTCACCAGGACAG caTGACTATGAAGATGTAAGAGCGTTTAGTTACCGAGACAGTGAAGTTATTATTGCTTGCTACAGCGTCAATGACACAGACTCTTTGCAAAATGTCAAGGACGTTTGGATACAAGAAGCAAAATCACATGTCAAAAGGAAGAAACCATTACTACTTCTCGGTTGCCAAACGGACATCAGAGAGAAAGGCGGTAGACAGTCAGGACAAGATTATGTGACACAAGATGAGGGCGTGGCTCTCGCAAAAGAGATCGGAGCTGAAGCGTATATTGAGTGTTCCTCATTAACAATGGAAGGTGTAACGGAAGTGTTCCAAAGTGTAGTGACCTTGGCATTGAAAAACCGGAAAAAGAAAAGCAGAATCTTAAACCGTTTATTACGGCGATAG